The bacterium genome contains a region encoding:
- a CDS encoding lactate utilization protein: protein MKIQSALRSIDAMDTRIPEHTRWGLPIEGVEQRFWFEWQRNGGEQIAFDNSQGDVNSALVAYITASFDVKRIWLAPELAEFSEPLAQIPGSLVSIQMEPENPGLFDLGICSCELFLAETGTIAQGWHNQRPRAISLLPPNVIFIAKRTQIVAHLEDALEQLPILSPNGWVWIGGPSRTADIEKVLVKGIHGPKRTAILLL from the coding sequence ATGAAAATCCAATCCGCATTGCGTAGCATCGACGCGATGGATACCCGAATACCCGAGCACACCCGGTGGGGCTTGCCCATTGAGGGTGTTGAACAACGGTTTTGGTTTGAGTGGCAGAGAAACGGCGGCGAGCAGATTGCGTTCGATAATTCACAAGGCGATGTCAATTCTGCCCTTGTTGCCTATATTACCGCCTCGTTCGATGTCAAACGAATTTGGCTTGCGCCGGAATTGGCGGAGTTTAGCGAGCCACTCGCACAAATTCCCGGTTCACTCGTATCAATTCAAATGGAGCCTGAGAATCCCGGTCTCTTCGATCTCGGAATATGTTCTTGCGAGCTGTTCCTGGCGGAAACCGGAACGATTGCGCAAGGGTGGCACAACCAGCGTCCGCGCGCAATTTCGCTGCTGCCGCCCAACGTCATCTTTATTGCCAAACGAACACAAATCGTTGCTCATTTGGAAGATGCCTTGGAACAGCTACCAATATTATCGCCGAATGGTTGGGTTTGGATTGGCGGCCCATCGCGTACCGCCGACATCGAAAAGGTATTAGTAAAAGGGATACACGGTCCAAAACGTACCGCAATCCTTTTACTGTAG
- the pdhA gene encoding pyruvate dehydrogenase (acetyl-transferring) E1 component subunit alpha: MTIDKELAYKFLREMILLRRFEERTAQSYQQGKIGGFCHLYIGQEAVAIGAVGALRETDYVLTAYRDHGHALAKGMSSREVMAELYGKVTGCSRGKGGSMHMFSEQLRFLGGNGIVGGQIPVATGVGWAIKYRKLDDVVLCFFGEGAINQGAFHESLNLAAIWRLPVIYICENNRFGMGTPVERASSIYDLSQKAYAYDMARSHVDGMDVLEVYNTVNEAISRARGRSLPTLIEARTYRYRGHSMSDPIHGHYRSKEEVEEQKKQDPITLLREKMIAAGIYDEAEEKRIEAEIKAIVLDCATFAEESPEPPDDELFKHVYATEAYHG, encoded by the coding sequence ATGACAATCGATAAAGAACTGGCGTACAAATTCTTGCGGGAGATGATCCTGCTGCGCCGCTTCGAGGAAAGAACCGCTCAAAGCTATCAGCAAGGGAAAATCGGCGGTTTCTGCCATTTGTATATTGGACAGGAAGCGGTCGCAATTGGTGCGGTTGGCGCACTGCGTGAGACCGATTACGTCCTCACCGCCTACCGTGACCATGGCCATGCATTGGCAAAAGGAATGTCTTCGCGCGAAGTGATGGCGGAATTATACGGAAAGGTCACCGGATGTTCCCGCGGTAAAGGCGGCTCGATGCACATGTTTTCCGAGCAGCTTCGCTTTTTAGGGGGCAACGGTATTGTCGGCGGACAAATTCCGGTTGCAACAGGCGTCGGTTGGGCAATCAAATATCGCAAACTCGACGATGTCGTACTTTGCTTTTTCGGCGAAGGGGCGATCAACCAAGGGGCGTTCCACGAATCGTTAAATCTCGCCGCGATCTGGCGGCTGCCGGTCATCTACATTTGCGAGAATAACCGGTTTGGAATGGGTACCCCGGTTGAACGCGCCTCATCGATTTACGACCTGTCGCAGAAAGCGTATGCTTATGATATGGCACGCTCACACGTCGATGGGATGGATGTATTGGAAGTCTACAATACTGTCAATGAAGCAATTTCACGCGCACGCGGGAGAAGTCTGCCGACCCTCATCGAAGCGCGCACCTATCGCTATCGCGGACATTCGATGTCCGATCCGATTCACGGTCACTATCGTTCGAAAGAGGAAGTGGAAGAGCAGAAGAAGCAAGACCCGATTACGCTGCTGCGAGAAAAAATGATTGCGGCAGGCATCTACGACGAAGCGGAAGAGAAACGCATCGAAGCGGAGATAAAAGCGATTGTCCTCGATTGTGCGACCTTCGCCGAAGAGTCGCCGGAACCGCCGGACGATGAATTATTCAAACATGTCTATGCAACGGAGGCGTATCATGGCTGA
- a CDS encoding pyruvate dehydrogenase complex E1 component subunit beta: MAELTVRESLNQAMAEEMERDPDVFLMGEEVGFYNGAYKVSQGLLDRFGPMRVIDTPITELGFTGVGVGAAQVGLRPIIEMMTFNFSLLALDQILNNAAKMRYMSGGQFKMPLTVRGVNGAAHQLASQHSQSFESIFCHFPGLKVIAPGMPADFKGLLKSAIRDDDTVIFMEAETLYGFKAEVPDGELLIPIGVGDIKRAGTDCTVVAWGKALHTALAAAKELAERGISIEVVDPRTLRPLDEELIFTSVRKTNRLVIVEEALPFAGVGAEIAYRVQRSVFDSLDAPVERVTGKDVPMPYNRHLEHNALPQVPDVVEAVLKVSYRG, from the coding sequence ATGGCTGAGCTTACCGTTCGCGAATCGCTCAATCAGGCAATGGCGGAAGAGATGGAGCGCGATCCCGATGTATTCCTGATGGGCGAAGAAGTCGGGTTTTACAATGGCGCATACAAAGTAAGCCAAGGGTTACTCGACCGCTTTGGTCCAATGCGTGTGATCGATACGCCGATTACCGAATTAGGATTTACCGGCGTTGGTGTCGGTGCGGCGCAAGTTGGTCTACGTCCGATTATCGAAATGATGACGTTTAACTTCTCGCTGCTCGCGCTCGACCAAATTCTCAACAATGCGGCGAAGATGAGGTACATGTCGGGTGGACAATTCAAAATGCCGCTCACCGTACGCGGCGTGAATGGCGCTGCCCACCAACTCGCATCCCAACACAGTCAATCGTTTGAGTCGATATTCTGTCATTTTCCCGGATTGAAAGTGATTGCGCCGGGTATGCCAGCCGATTTCAAGGGATTGCTGAAAAGCGCAATTCGCGACGACGATACCGTCATTTTCATGGAAGCGGAAACGCTGTATGGCTTCAAAGCGGAAGTGCCCGACGGAGAATTGTTGATTCCCATCGGCGTCGGCGATATCAAGCGCGCCGGCACCGATTGCACGGTGGTGGCGTGGGGTAAAGCGTTGCATACGGCGCTCGCGGCAGCCAAGGAACTTGCCGAACGCGGGATCTCGATTGAAGTGGTCGATCCCCGTACTTTACGGCCGCTCGATGAGGAACTCATCTTTACCTCAGTACGAAAAACCAATCGATTGGTAATTGTCGAAGAGGCGCTGCCGTTTGCCGGGGTCGGTGCGGAGATTGCCTATCGCGTCCAACGCAGCGTGTTCGATTCGCTCGATGCGCCGGTGGAACGAGTGACCGGAAAAGATGTGCCGATGCCATATAACCGGCATTTGGAGCATAATGCATTGCCGCAAGTCCCCGATGTTGTGGAAGCGGTCCTTAAGGTTTCCTACCGGGGATAA
- a CDS encoding class I SAM-dependent methyltransferase, which translates to METTDESSDRLQREKEFHNEAFSDKRRSSLGKFYRVCRSMYREYESTLQDQCSGKRVLEFGCGITGRAFEIAKLSTFVVGIDISDVAVQQSRQQAQHLGVQGKTEFIVMNAEAMSFPDGEFDVVFGSGILHHLNLATAASELHRVLKPNGVAIFTEPLGHNPVINLFRKLTPKLRTADEHPLLMRDLAMLKRQFPGMEVSWHSLTTPYVAVLPKLLWKWALPMAEAADRMLFTIPWIRPLAWFAVIKMAK; encoded by the coding sequence ATGGAAACTACAGACGAATCGAGCGACCGGTTACAACGGGAAAAAGAGTTTCACAATGAAGCATTCTCCGACAAACGCCGTTCGTCGTTAGGAAAATTCTATCGAGTTTGCCGTTCGATGTACCGGGAGTACGAGAGTACGTTGCAAGACCAATGTTCGGGAAAACGTGTTCTCGAATTCGGTTGCGGTATCACGGGTAGAGCGTTTGAAATTGCGAAATTAAGCACGTTTGTTGTTGGAATTGATATTTCCGATGTGGCAGTGCAACAATCGCGGCAACAGGCACAACACCTTGGAGTGCAAGGAAAGACCGAGTTTATCGTGATGAATGCCGAAGCAATGTCATTTCCCGATGGTGAATTCGACGTGGTTTTCGGTTCGGGGATTTTGCATCATCTCAATTTGGCAACGGCAGCGAGCGAACTCCATCGTGTCCTCAAACCAAACGGTGTTGCGATTTTTACCGAGCCGTTAGGCCACAACCCGGTCATCAATTTATTCCGAAAACTGACACCGAAGTTGCGCACTGCCGATGAACATCCATTATTGATGCGTGACTTAGCAATGCTGAAACGACAATTTCCCGGAATGGAAGTAAGTTGGCATAGTTTAACGACACCGTATGTGGCGGTACTGCCAAAGCTGCTGTGGAAATGGGCGCTGCCAATGGCCGAAGCGGCGGATCGGATGTTATTTACCATCCCTTGGATTCGCCCGTTGGCTTGGTTCGCTGTTATTAAAATGGCGAAGTAA
- a CDS encoding 2-oxo acid dehydrogenase subunit E2: MATNLTMPRLSDTMTTGKILNWKVKPGDKIEPGSVLAEIESDKATMEFEAFEEGVILEIRVPAGESAPVGEVLAVLGEAGEVVAPVTAKQEEKKPEAKKETKAAKSEPKAKKEEPKPVPAPVPTPTPAVVPAPVQPVAEATSSRLVASPVAMRLAMEMGVDLRAVAGTGPDGRITRADVEAAVGKVPPPQRPVAPAPAPKLAVAPLAPAPMKTTAPAITHTGTEPMSQMRTAIARRMSDGWQAPMFTVTVEAKMDRIVDLRSQWKHLEGKSPSINDFIVAACARALQVYPQVNASFAGDAITYHEQQDIAIAVALDDGLITPVIRNAGKKSLKEIADTARELSEKAKAKKLQPEEFSGSTFTVSNLGMFDVVHFTAIVNPPEAAILAVGSVREIPCVVDGELSIERRMLMTISGDHRVIDGATGAKFLNEVKRLLETPLALL, encoded by the coding sequence ATGGCAACGAATTTAACGATGCCGCGGTTATCCGATACGATGACTACGGGAAAAATCCTCAATTGGAAAGTGAAGCCGGGCGATAAAATTGAACCGGGAAGCGTATTAGCTGAAATCGAATCCGATAAGGCGACGATGGAGTTTGAAGCATTCGAGGAAGGGGTAATTCTCGAAATCCGAGTGCCTGCCGGCGAATCGGCACCGGTTGGTGAAGTCCTCGCGGTTTTGGGCGAAGCCGGCGAAGTGGTTGCTCCGGTGACGGCAAAACAAGAAGAGAAGAAGCCGGAAGCAAAGAAAGAAACCAAAGCAGCAAAATCGGAACCGAAGGCGAAGAAAGAAGAACCGAAACCAGTTCCCGCGCCAGTTCCGACACCAACCCCAGCTGTCGTGCCAGCACCAGTGCAACCAGTCGCAGAAGCAACATCGAGTCGATTGGTGGCGTCACCGGTGGCGATGCGATTAGCGATGGAGATGGGGGTCGATTTACGCGCTGTAGCCGGTACCGGTCCCGATGGTCGGATCACCCGCGCCGATGTCGAAGCCGCCGTTGGCAAAGTTCCACCACCGCAGCGTCCCGTTGCTCCTGCGCCCGCACCGAAACTTGCCGTCGCGCCGTTGGCACCCGCTCCGATGAAGACGACTGCTCCGGCGATTACACATACTGGTACTGAACCGATGTCGCAAATGCGCACAGCAATTGCCCGCCGGATGAGCGATGGTTGGCAAGCGCCGATGTTTACGGTAACGGTGGAAGCGAAAATGGATCGTATCGTCGATCTGCGTTCGCAATGGAAGCATTTGGAAGGAAAGTCGCCGTCGATTAACGATTTTATCGTCGCGGCGTGCGCCCGAGCATTGCAAGTGTATCCGCAGGTGAATGCCAGCTTTGCCGGAGATGCGATAACCTACCACGAGCAACAGGATATCGCGATTGCCGTTGCATTGGACGATGGTTTGATAACGCCGGTGATTCGTAATGCTGGGAAGAAATCGCTCAAGGAAATTGCCGATACCGCTCGCGAGTTATCGGAAAAAGCAAAAGCGAAAAAATTGCAGCCGGAAGAATTCAGCGGTTCGACATTTACCGTTTCCAATTTAGGAATGTTCGATGTTGTTCATTTTACTGCGATAGTGAATCCCCCGGAAGCGGCGATATTAGCGGTGGGCAGTGTTAGGGAAATCCCTTGCGTAGTGGATGGTGAGCTCAGTATCGAACGACGCATGTTGATGACAATTAGCGGTGATCACCGCGTCATCGACGGTGCTACCGGAGCAAAATTCCTGAATGAAGTGAAACGTCTACTCGAAACACCACTCGCGTTGTTGTAG
- a CDS encoding VOC family protein: MTNTIDYTEFWSNDPAVLGKFLQDVFGWYVDPPHTEYMHFRYQEAEKPTAGGIHNGGGKLPEHGTRTQVYINVANLDETIEKVNTHGGKIIYGPYDIGDGTLIINFTAPEGTPIGAWSHPEK; the protein is encoded by the coding sequence ATGACGAATACAATCGATTATACCGAATTCTGGTCGAATGATCCGGCGGTATTAGGAAAGTTTTTACAAGATGTTTTTGGTTGGTATGTCGACCCGCCGCATACGGAGTATATGCACTTCCGCTATCAAGAAGCGGAGAAACCGACCGCGGGCGGTATTCATAACGGCGGTGGGAAATTACCGGAACACGGTACCCGCACCCAAGTCTATATCAATGTCGCCAATCTGGACGAAACAATCGAAAAAGTGAATACACATGGCGGGAAAATCATCTATGGCCCCTATGACATTGGAGACGGCACCTTGATCATCAATTTCACCGCCCCCGAAGGCACCCCGATTGGGGCATGGAGCCATCCGGAAAAGTAA
- a CDS encoding MarR family transcriptional regulator, whose protein sequence is MPTHYPGTREEVLALNTFIKFTRAYEALQTRLSHRGTTGDLTLSQFGVLEMLLHLGPQCQRAISDKLLTSSANITTVIDNLEKRKLVKRVRDKYDRRKLSVDLTANGRKHIAKLFPEHVQSILQEISVLTDSEQEQMARLCKKLGNGAA, encoded by the coding sequence ATGCCGACTCATTACCCCGGTACCCGGGAAGAAGTACTTGCGCTTAACACATTTATCAAATTTACCCGTGCTTATGAGGCGTTGCAGACCCGACTTTCGCATCGCGGCACCACCGGTGATTTGACGTTAAGTCAATTCGGCGTTCTTGAAATGCTGCTTCACTTGGGACCGCAATGTCAGCGCGCTATCAGCGATAAGCTGCTGACCAGTAGTGCCAACATCACCACTGTTATCGATAATCTCGAGAAGCGAAAGCTGGTGAAGCGGGTTCGCGATAAGTACGACCGGAGAAAGTTGTCGGTCGACCTGACTGCTAACGGCAGAAAGCACATTGCCAAGCTATTTCCGGAACACGTGCAATCGATCCTGCAGGAAATATCAGTCCTCACAGACAGTGAACAGGAACAGATGGCGCGGTTGTGTAAAAAGCTGGGAAATGGTGCTGCGTAA
- a CDS encoding NAD(P)H-dependent oxidoreductase gives MTTGKTIKVLGIAGSLRTGSLNAALLRTAGELLPEYATMETYSLANIPLYNGDIEAKGFPEPVIDFRMKIANADVLLIATPEYNYSVPGVLKNAIDWASRPPSQPFNGKPTGIIGTGGMFGTVRSQAHLKQILIALNAQFFHKPEILVTSGIKKFDANGTLTDQATRELLQQFVKGLVDWSLLFSHPK, from the coding sequence ATGACAACAGGAAAAACGATCAAAGTATTAGGAATTGCCGGCAGCCTCCGCACCGGCTCTTTAAATGCGGCATTGTTGCGCACCGCAGGCGAGTTACTGCCGGAATATGCCACGATGGAGACATACTCACTTGCAAACATTCCGCTCTACAACGGCGATATCGAAGCGAAGGGATTTCCGGAACCGGTAATCGATTTTCGGATGAAAATCGCGAACGCCGACGTACTGCTCATTGCCACGCCCGAGTATAACTACTCGGTACCGGGTGTCTTGAAAAATGCGATTGACTGGGCTTCACGTCCGCCATCGCAGCCGTTCAATGGAAAGCCAACCGGAATCATCGGCACTGGTGGAATGTTTGGTACGGTGCGTTCGCAAGCCCACTTGAAGCAAATCCTGATTGCCCTTAATGCGCAATTTTTCCATAAACCGGAAATACTCGTCACGAGTGGTATCAAGAAATTTGATGCGAATGGAACGTTGACCGATCAAGCTACGCGGGAGTTATTGCAGCAGTTTGTCAAAGGTTTGGTCGATTGGAGTCTGCTCTTCTCACACCCCAAATGA
- a CDS encoding methyl-accepting chemotaxis protein, whose product MLDNIKLGNKLVGAFLLATLITVFVGFYAQSVQKTTMKAQDDIAQINLPSVQATLQMQVALVEVSLFERALLLRRMVGDDRKSQYGKMKEAWEHYDAAKAVYEPIPQTPEEKQVWDQVVPLVEEWRRSNAEFIQLNHDKDRLVESGKKDVEKQIAALEADTWDHGQKSRAVRDEALAKLKEVRILNSKAAVEADANADIRAKSGARNLWIVIILGAIFGVSFGLVLTRSITNPLSRGLEMMKEMEKGHLQTRLNMMRTDEVGMLAKAMDSFTDRLASMVDGLKKISQGDLNVKIPPADSQDEIAPALNATVANLQGLVSEAELLTSAAVDGRLSTRGNEAKFQGGFRAIVSGVNKTLDEVLNPIHDASRVLDRVANRDLTARVTQDYRGDHEKIKIALNTAIDNLDQGMQQVAMTAEQVVSAASQISNSSQSMAQGASEQASSLEEISATLEEMSAMTKQNASSAKDAKLMLSKTLSNAKTGNKAVEDMTVEIGKIKRSADQTAKIVKTIDEIAFQTNLLALNAAVEAARAGEAGKGFAVVAEEVRNLAQRSAAAAKNTSELIEESSRNAESGVQITTAVAKHFSEILNDIAQVTEIAESISVASDEQSNGVSQVTTAVTQLNSVTQQNAANTEETASATETLNSQANEVNQLVGSFDLSDRTSRKRTTNQAPKHQLMSNSGGGERRQPRAISHGGGRMVKPEDVIPLSDDDLSQF is encoded by the coding sequence ATGTTGGATAACATCAAGCTCGGTAACAAATTGGTCGGCGCTTTCCTATTGGCAACGCTTATTACCGTCTTCGTTGGTTTTTATGCCCAGTCGGTGCAAAAGACGACGATGAAAGCCCAAGACGACATCGCTCAAATTAACCTACCGAGTGTGCAAGCAACACTGCAAATGCAGGTAGCGCTGGTTGAAGTTTCTCTGTTTGAGCGAGCTCTGTTGTTGAGACGAATGGTTGGTGATGATCGTAAATCGCAATATGGAAAAATGAAAGAGGCGTGGGAGCACTATGATGCAGCAAAGGCAGTCTATGAACCCATACCGCAAACCCCGGAGGAGAAGCAAGTCTGGGATCAGGTCGTTCCATTGGTTGAGGAATGGCGGCGCAGTAATGCTGAATTTATTCAGTTAAACCATGATAAGGATCGCCTCGTAGAATCCGGTAAAAAAGACGTCGAAAAGCAAATCGCAGCGTTGGAAGCCGATACGTGGGATCATGGACAAAAGTCCCGTGCCGTACGCGATGAAGCGCTGGCAAAACTCAAGGAAGTTCGCATTCTCAATTCAAAAGCGGCTGTGGAGGCGGACGCGAATGCCGATATCAGAGCAAAGTCTGGCGCACGAAACCTTTGGATTGTCATCATCCTCGGCGCGATTTTCGGTGTCTCCTTCGGGCTTGTATTGACTCGAAGCATTACCAACCCGTTGTCCCGCGGTTTAGAGATGATGAAGGAAATGGAAAAGGGACATCTTCAGACGCGGCTGAACATGATGCGTACCGATGAAGTAGGGATGCTCGCGAAAGCGATGGACTCTTTTACCGACCGTCTCGCAAGTATGGTGGATGGATTGAAGAAAATCAGTCAAGGCGATTTAAACGTCAAGATTCCTCCCGCCGATAGTCAGGATGAGATTGCCCCGGCATTAAATGCTACTGTAGCGAATTTGCAGGGTTTGGTGTCGGAAGCTGAACTACTAACATCGGCAGCGGTCGATGGCAGGCTTTCCACCCGTGGCAACGAAGCAAAGTTCCAGGGTGGCTTCCGGGCGATTGTGTCCGGCGTTAATAAAACCCTTGATGAAGTGTTGAATCCCATTCATGACGCTTCCCGCGTACTGGATCGGGTAGCGAACCGTGATTTAACAGCACGGGTGACGCAAGACTACCGGGGTGACCATGAGAAAATCAAGATTGCCTTGAATACGGCAATCGACAATCTCGACCAAGGGATGCAGCAGGTTGCAATGACTGCCGAGCAGGTGGTTTCTGCAGCCTCGCAAATCAGTAACAGCAGCCAATCGATGGCGCAAGGCGCTTCCGAACAAGCTTCATCACTCGAAGAAATTTCGGCTACCCTGGAAGAAATGTCGGCAATGACAAAGCAAAATGCTTCCAGTGCAAAAGACGCCAAGTTGATGCTGAGTAAGACCCTCAGTAATGCGAAAACCGGAAACAAAGCGGTTGAGGATATGACGGTAGAAATCGGCAAAATTAAACGGTCTGCCGATCAAACCGCGAAAATCGTTAAGACCATCGATGAAATCGCTTTCCAAACAAATCTGCTTGCGCTAAATGCTGCCGTCGAAGCAGCCCGCGCTGGTGAAGCCGGTAAAGGATTTGCAGTGGTCGCCGAGGAAGTTCGTAATCTGGCACAACGAAGCGCCGCCGCAGCGAAAAACACTTCCGAGTTAATCGAGGAGTCGAGTCGCAATGCCGAGAGTGGCGTTCAGATAACAACGGCTGTTGCGAAACATTTCAGTGAAATTCTGAATGATATTGCGCAAGTAACCGAAATCGCCGAGAGTATCTCAGTCGCCTCTGACGAACAATCGAACGGCGTCTCGCAAGTAACCACTGCAGTCACTCAATTAAATTCGGTGACTCAGCAAAATGCGGCAAACACGGAAGAAACCGCCAGTGCAACCGAAACATTGAACAGCCAGGCGAATGAGGTAAATCAACTGGTTGGCTCATTTGATTTGTCTGACCGCACCAGTCGAAAGCGGACAACCAATCAAGCCCCCAAGCATCAGTTAATGAGTAATAGCGGCGGTGGCGAGCGTCGTCAACCGCGGGCAATTTCTCACGGCGGCGGGCGAATGGTGAAACCGGAAGATGTTATTCCACTATCCGATGACGACTTAAGCCAGTTCTAA
- a CDS encoding dihydrofolate reductase family protein: protein MKKAIVFIATSLDGYIAREDGSFEWLFTDQDYGYTPFSTGIDTVVMGRKTFDVTMSFPEYPHAGQQVYVFSRTRTEAPRDDIVIVNRDPGEFLRELKQQEGTGNIWIVGGGELLRDLLTAGEIDEFQIAVHPVLLGGGISLIAPKAKTSWLNLKACQPYETGLVMLKYEVIK from the coding sequence ATGAAGAAAGCAATTGTGTTTATAGCAACGAGTTTAGATGGCTACATTGCCCGTGAAGATGGTAGTTTCGAGTGGTTGTTTACCGATCAGGATTACGGCTACACGCCGTTTAGCACCGGGATTGATACGGTGGTGATGGGCAGGAAAACATTCGATGTCACGATGAGTTTTCCGGAGTATCCCCATGCCGGTCAACAGGTGTATGTCTTTTCCCGCACTCGAACCGAAGCGCCAAGGGATGACATCGTTATCGTGAATCGCGATCCCGGTGAATTTCTCCGGGAACTCAAACAACAGGAAGGAACCGGTAACATCTGGATAGTCGGCGGCGGCGAACTCTTACGCGATCTTCTCACAGCGGGCGAGATCGATGAATTTCAGATTGCGGTTCATCCGGTACTGTTAGGCGGCGGGATTTCACTGATTGCCCCGAAAGCGAAAACCAGTTGGCTCAATTTGAAAGCCTGTCAACCGTATGAAACGGGACTCGTGATGCTAAAGTACGAGGTTATTAAGTAG
- a CDS encoding DUF92 domain-containing protein, whose translation MEWFQANLLLSTGLAAILALLAYGVKAITIGGALVGFAVAVAILYSGGLPLFLLLLLFVGFGALFAKLPKTDSPKADQHGLRGGFQVFPTVGVAELLAVAMQLQWWQDAMWQRAFVSGIVVVLAASFSDTLSAELGSRYGGTPRKLLFGKQLEPGQSGGMMLFGLAIGALAAFTIPFLATKLGILPRDTDANLAMIAFAGNLLDSLLGAFVQATYRCEKCGFESEFSRHCNAKGTVIHGLPVSNAGVNLIVTAVLGAIVVWWNL comes from the coding sequence TTGGAATGGTTTCAAGCGAATCTCTTGTTATCCACCGGATTGGCTGCTATCCTGGCATTACTCGCCTATGGAGTCAAAGCAATCACCATCGGCGGCGCACTGGTGGGATTCGCAGTTGCCGTCGCAATCCTCTATTCCGGCGGGCTGCCGCTGTTTCTCTTGCTGCTACTGTTTGTCGGATTCGGCGCGCTCTTTGCCAAACTCCCGAAAACTGATTCACCGAAAGCGGATCAACATGGCCTCCGTGGTGGTTTTCAAGTGTTCCCGACCGTTGGCGTGGCGGAACTGTTGGCGGTGGCGATGCAATTGCAGTGGTGGCAGGATGCGATGTGGCAACGAGCGTTTGTGTCCGGTATCGTGGTTGTTCTGGCGGCTTCGTTCTCCGATACGCTCTCGGCGGAACTCGGCAGCCGCTATGGCGGAACGCCTCGCAAACTGCTCTTCGGAAAGCAACTGGAACCGGGTCAAAGCGGCGGCATGATGCTATTCGGGCTGGCGATTGGCGCACTTGCCGCTTTTACCATTCCGTTTCTCGCGACAAAGTTGGGTATCCTTCCCCGCGATACCGATGCGAATCTTGCGATGATCGCTTTCGCGGGCAATCTCCTCGATTCACTACTCGGCGCATTCGTGCAAGCAACGTACCGTTGCGAGAAATGTGGTTTTGAAAGTGAATTTTCTCGCCACTGCAACGCCAAAGGAACCGTAATCCACGGACTTCCGGTATCGAATGCCGGCGTAAATCTCATCGTAACGGCGGTTCTGGGTGCAATTGTGGTGTGGTGGAACCTGTAG
- a CDS encoding STAS domain-containing protein, with protein sequence MDMITTSKQGDVMVVALAGKWMSSNEAQQLAELIRGELMNGGKSIVLDLLHVTWMNSTGIGALAAVLTSVRSADAKLVLARIPSDIQELLDISHLSSVFTIRTSLEEALQAVV encoded by the coding sequence ATGGATATGATCACAACTTCCAAGCAAGGCGATGTCATGGTAGTTGCCCTCGCCGGCAAATGGATGAGCAGCAACGAGGCGCAACAGCTCGCCGAACTCATTCGCGGCGAACTCATGAATGGCGGCAAATCCATCGTACTCGATTTGTTGCATGTAACTTGGATGAATTCAACCGGCATCGGCGCGCTCGCCGCGGTATTAACTTCCGTCCGTTCAGCCGATGCAAAGCTGGTGCTTGCCCGAATCCCAAGCGACATTCAGGAATTGCTCGATATAAGCCATCTATCGTCAGTCTTTACTATTCGCACATCGTTGGAAGAAGCGTTGCAAGCAGTCGTCTAA